A single region of the Lycium barbarum isolate Lr01 chromosome 2, ASM1917538v2, whole genome shotgun sequence genome encodes:
- the LOC132626648 gene encoding AMSH-like ubiquitin thioesterase 3 — protein MNVDAMTRKVEVDNRIPLRNYYRIANNLLRQANIHRGEKNIIDLYIILLRYSSLVTETIPSHRDYQALHPKERALSKKMLLTVLDELEGLKPEFQCQFHGIGKETQVTAQPYQLNNQENHRYRPVGNSLGWPSTSNKASSDYDNQWAITNAPSSTWKQNKEYSRTSSPSSIDMQFQKLSFNFTVPKQETLSRHSFLGPNGLRGQWSGPSSEIKVNYPANDYLASNEILSLNQAEDRPLVSNNTSLKVEKSTMDSVLSLDDGRWLHPTEDSNFQFLDDVPSDSIPSNLRQPSPPPVLAQLQQEFRPISPSKVADPRPGPANSIQDGPSSSNSYQHLHVPVRLMEDFLRLARENTAKNLETCGVLAGSLKNRVFHITTLIVPKQESTSDSCQTLNEEEIFDIQDKQSLFPLGWIHTHPSQTCFMSSVDLHTHYSYQIMLPEAIAIVMAPTDTASPHGIFHLSDPAGVSVIRNCQQRGFHPHEEPEDGSPIYEHCSHVYMNANMKFDIVDLR, from the exons ATGAACGTGGACGCGATGACACGGAAAGTGGAGGTGGACAATCGGATTCCCCTTCGCAATTACTACAGGATCGCCAATAATCTCCTCCGTCAG GCCAATATTCACCGTGGAGAGAAGAATATCATAGATTTGTATATAATACTTCTGAGATATTCAAG TTTGGTTACTGAAACGATACCCTCCCATCGAGATTACCAGGCTTTGCATCCTAAAGAAAGAGCATTATCGAAAAAG ATGCTGTTAACAGTGCTAGATGAACTAGAGGGTTTAAAACCTGAATTCCAGTGTCAGTTTCATGGAATTGGTAAAGAAACTCAAGTAACAGCTCAGCCTTACCAACTCAATAATCAGGAGAACCATCGCTATAGACCGGTTGGCAATTCTTTAGGATGGCCTTCTACCAGCAATAAAGCATCTTCAGATTATGATAATCAATGG GCCATAACTAATGCACCTTCATCTACATGGAAGCAGAATAAGGAATACTCTCGTACTTCATCCCCAAGTTCGATCGATATGCAGTTCCAGAAGCT ATCTTTCAATTTTACCGTTCCAAAGCAAGAAACATTATCAAGGCACTCGTTTTTAGGCCCAAATGGACTTCGTGGACAGTGGTCAGGACCTAGTTCTGAGATAAAG GTTAATTACCCTGCAAATGATTATCTAGCTTCAAATGAGATTTTGAG CCTCAATCAGGCTGAAGATCGGCCTTTGGTGTCTAACAACACTAGCTTGAAGGTGGAAAAGTCTACTATGGATTCGGTTCTTTCTTTGGATGATGGGCGATGGTTACACCCTACTGAGGATTCTAATTTTCAATTTCTTGATGATGTGCCGAGTGATAGTATTCCAAGTAACTTAAGGCAACCTTCACCCCCTCCAGTTTTGGCACAACTACAACAAGAGTTTCGTCCTATATCTCCATCCAAAGTTGCAGATCCAAGACCTGGGCCAGCTAATTCCATTCAAGATGGACCATCCAGTTCAAATTCTTATCAACATTTGCATGTT CCAGTGAGACTGATGGAAGATTTCTTGAGATTAGCTCGAGAAAATACAGCAAAGAATTTAGAAACTTGTGGAGTTCTTGCTGGTTCACTG AAAAACCGTGTTTTTCACATCACTACTCTTATAGTCCCAAAGCAGGAGTCAACTTCAGATTCA TGCCAGACATTAAATGAAGAAGAGATTTTTGACATCCAAGACAAGCAGTCTCTCTTTCCTCTTGGTTGGATACAT ACACATCCGTCACAAACATGTTTTATGTCATCAGTTGATCTGCACACTCATTATTCTTATCAG ATTATGTTGCCAGAAGCAATTGCAATTGTGATGGCTCCTACAGACACAGCCAG CCCTCATGGCATCTTCCACTTGTCTGATCCTGCTGGTGTGTCTGTTATTCGGAATTGTCAACAACGTGGTTTTCATCCACACGAGGAGCCCGAGGATGGAAGTCCAATATATGAACACTGTTCTCATGTCTATATGAATGCAAACATGAAGTTTGATATTGTAGACCTTCGCTAA